Genomic segment of Parageobacillus genomosp. 1:
CGTCGTGAACGGCAACAATACAAATACAACAAACACAATATATGTTGTGCTTCTTCACTATATTATAACAAGTTTGCCTGTTTATTTCATAAAAAATTTGCCCGCCTACACCACCAAAATCCATTTCGCAAGCGCCTTGCTGCTCTAGCAACAAGGCGCTTTTTTGATTCATTTTTGCGAATTGCACATCGGTCAATCTAGCTATAGATTGCGCTACTTTTTTGATATTTATCAAAGCCATGTTTCAAGTTTTTGCAGCAGCCGATCAAGCGAATCTTCGCAAATATCCAGGGGTGGCAGCGAGTTCAGGAAGTATTTTCCGTATGACGCGGTGGTGAGACGACGGTCAAAGACAAAGACCGCCCCTTTATCCTTTTCCGTGCGGATAAGCCTGCCGAATCCTTGTTTAAAGCGAAGAATCGCTTCCGGGAGAGATAATTCATAAAAAGGGTCTCCACCTACGGCGCGAATGTGTTCGCTTTTTGCCTCCATCACTGGGTCATCCGGCGGCGCAAACGGCAGACGAACGATCACTACGATCGTCAGCTCGTCACCCGGCAAGTCGACTCCTTCCCAGAAATTGCTTGTCCCAAATAAAATCGCATGGTCGAACTGCTGAAACGTTCTTGTCAATTTTGCTGCGCTCCCGCTTTGCACCCCTTGGGCAATGAGAACAAAATCTTCATTCCGTTCCTCCATCTTCATCGCCGCTGCCGTTAATTTCAGCAATTCATAAGAATTAAAAAGCACAAGCATTTTTCCTTTTATGTTTCTTGCAATTTTTCCCACCCCGTCCGCAACGGCTTCAGCATACTTTTCCAAGGTGGTGGAAGAAATGGCTGGCAAATCGGTCGGAATCATTAAAACCGCCTGTTCTCTATACGAGAAAGGAGACGGAATCGCGCGGCAAAGCGGATAAAAATCGTTGAGGCCAAGCCGCGATACTATATAGGCAAAACTGCCGCCGACCGTTAACGTTGCGGACGTAAGCACAACGCTTTTTTTCGCCATAAACAGGCGCTCGGCAAAAAATTCATCCAGCTGAATAGGCTGCGAATACAGGGCCGTGGCGTTTGCCGCCCCCTTTTCTTCCGCTTCGATCCAGCGCACCACCATCGGATCGTCGCTTTCAAGCAAATCGAACAAGGCGTCAATCCGTTGCTGCAAAGCAGAAACATCGGAAAAATACGAAATTGAGCTGACTCGTCTAGACGATGGCGTTTGTTCATTGCATATCGACTGCAATCGCTTTGCTTCCTCCGCCAATTCCGCCATATGGCCGCGAATGCGCCAGCATAATTCTTTCACGGCGCTCCACTGTCGTCCGCCTTCCTTTTCTGGCGCAAAACGGTAACGGCAGCGCCCCGATCTCGCCGTTTTTCTTTCTAACGCATAGCGGCGCAGCAGGCGGAACAATTCATCGCATTCAAACTGCATCTCCTGCAAAAGGTGCTCGCAGCGCAAAAACGCCTCTTCTGCATGCCAATGCTGCTCTGTAAACAGCTTCATTAATTTGGCCAATGAACCATTTTCACTCGCTTTTCCGATTTTCGTCAACAACAGCCGGATGGAAACATAGTCGACCTGCTGTCCGAAATAATGCGACGCTACCTCTTCTAAATGATGCGCTTCATCAATGATCATATGGTCATACGCCGGAAGAAGCGGAGCGGAAGAAATGAGATCATGCAATAAAAACGCATGATTGGTGATCACGATATGAGCTTCTTCCGCACGCTGTTTTGCCCGTAAAAAGAAATTATATTTACTGCCGCTGTCCTCGTCATCGATGCATAAAGACGGCCAAAATAAGCGCGCGCCGGACGAGACATTCAGTTCATCTATATCCCCTGTCTCCGTCTGCGTTAACCAAACAAGCAGCTGACATTTCAATAACACCACATCATACGTTGAATGAGGTTCGCGCAAAAAGGCAATGAACTTGTCGACGGAAAGGTAGTTGCGCTTTCCCTTTAGCACCGCGACGCGCAGCGAAAAGGGAACGATCTTGTTTAAAAGCGGAATATCCCGCTCTAAAAGCTGCTGCTGCAGTTGCAGCGTATGTGTGCTAATAACGACCCGTTTTTGCTGCTCGTAGGCAAAAAAAGCGCTTGGAATTAAATATGCAAGCGATTTGCCAATTCCCGTGCCCGCTTCGATTAAAGCGTGCTGGGAGGCATCGAACGCTTCATAAACAAGCTTCATCATCTCCCACTGCCCGTCCCGCCTTTCGTAATGATCGAGCGGGAGCCATTGCGGACCGGCATAAAACGCAGTAAAAGACGCCGGCGGATGGGAATCTTTTTCTTTTTCCGGCACAGACTCAAGTTTTTTTAGCGCAATGCCGCGGTAAAATATATGTGGCGGTTCGTTCGCTAACGTTGCCATTTTTTCCATAATGATGCCATCGAGCAGCGAATACAAATCGCTTTTCAAATAAGGCGACAAGCGCTTTAGCTGCTGCAGCGTTATAAGCGGAAGCTGGTGCAGACGATCGAGCAGCTTTAACAGCAGCTTTGCTGTTACTTCGGCATCGCTGTCCGCTTGATGGGGATGATCATGAGTAATATCGAGTAGTTTG
This window contains:
- the dinG gene encoding ATP-dependent DNA helicase DinG, which produces MHARFVVIDLETTGNVPKKGDRIIQLGMVVVENGKIVNRFSSFFNPDRTIPPFVQQLTNINEQMVENAPSFAEKAAEVVDMLQQSYFVAHNVSFDLPFLQEELQMAGLPLFTGPTIDTVELARIVLPTAESYKLGDLAKLLDITHDHPHQADSDAEVTAKLLLKLLDRLHQLPLITLQQLKRLSPYLKSDLYSLLDGIIMEKMATLANEPPHIFYRGIALKKLESVPEKEKDSHPPASFTAFYAGPQWLPLDHYERRDGQWEMMKLVYEAFDASQHALIEAGTGIGKSLAYLIPSAFFAYEQQKRVVISTHTLQLQQQLLERDIPLLNKIVPFSLRVAVLKGKRNYLSVDKFIAFLREPHSTYDVVLLKCQLLVWLTQTETGDIDELNVSSGARLFWPSLCIDDEDSGSKYNFFLRAKQRAEEAHIVITNHAFLLHDLISSAPLLPAYDHMIIDEAHHLEEVASHYFGQQVDYVSIRLLLTKIGKASENGSLAKLMKLFTEQHWHAEEAFLRCEHLLQEMQFECDELFRLLRRYALERKTARSGRCRYRFAPEKEGGRQWSAVKELCWRIRGHMAELAEEAKRLQSICNEQTPSSRRVSSISYFSDVSALQQRIDALFDLLESDDPMVVRWIEAEEKGAANATALYSQPIQLDEFFAERLFMAKKSVVLTSATLTVGGSFAYIVSRLGLNDFYPLCRAIPSPFSYREQAVLMIPTDLPAISSTTLEKYAEAVADGVGKIARNIKGKMLVLFNSYELLKLTAAAMKMEERNEDFVLIAQGVQSGSAAKLTRTFQQFDHAILFGTSNFWEGVDLPGDELTIVVIVRLPFAPPDDPVMEAKSEHIRAVGGDPFYELSLPEAILRFKQGFGRLIRTEKDKGAVFVFDRRLTTASYGKYFLNSLPPLDICEDSLDRLLQKLETWL